The genomic window CAATTTACTGGCTTTATAGGCCAGCAGGCCAGCAGCAGCAACCATCACTGAAACGAACGATGCTCCCAACCAGCTAGCGCTCATACACATCATCTGTACTACCATCTAATAGGAGAGGAGACGACAACAGAACTTGATGCGAAGATGAGCTTACCACATATTCGCTGATTGTTCTTGTAGGGAGTGGACTGCACCACCACTGCCGCCAGATCTGGACCAAAATCCTTCAATTGGGAAGGGGAATCCTGGCTGAGGCAGCGCAGCAGCCGGTGGCCGTGGAACACGACGCCCACAAGCAGCAGCCGGCATGGAAGGAGGCGTGAGTATAGGATTGGGGAGGGAAAGATTTGGCGTGAACCAGGGAGGCGGGGGGCGGCGCCGGGAAGGAGAATCTCGCGCTTCGCAGGAAATCCGCCCGAGCGCGTTGGAATGAAACTCTCCGTGCTCAGTGGGCGTTTCATCGGATTTCATTGCCTGGGTAACGGTGCCGACTGGGTTCCATCCGCATGAAACTCTATTCTGGTCTGTCTTCATCGATACCTTGCCAACTCATTAGTTTTGCTGAGGTGTTATATCATTAAATAGAAATGAAACTTCTATAAAACTGTCATTGAGACCGGCCTCAGGACATTCTTAATGACAACTTTCAAATAACCAGCTAGATTagacttagaaataataaaaaaagaacATCGTAGAGGAGAGCTATTTAAGCCGTGAAAGAGTTGTTCGTAAGAGATCGTAGTTGACTAGCTGTTTAAAAATCGCTAGCTATTTGATCTTTCATAATAGAATTCTCTTACACTAGCTAGGTATTTAGGAACCCTCGCGATGACGGCGCAATGCAGTCTGCGCTCCGCAGCCGCCTGCCGTGGCCCCGACTCCGAGTCCAGTTGCCTGCAACTGGCGCCTGGCGGCGGGCACCGTGGCCACACACCTCACCCGATAGGCCGGCCGATAcgatgcctgcctgcctgcccgcTGACCCATCGCCATCCGAGACGCGGACGATGGCGGCCCCGCAGATCGGCGCGAGTTCAGGGCCGCCCGCCGGCTCCCACCCACGCGCGGGGCGCGGGGCCAGAGGGACGGCGCCGCGTGGTCTTGGTCACGCACGCACTCGCAAGTCCCGCCGCCCCAGACGCGCAGGGCACCGCCTTTTGATGCGACCCGACGCGACGCGAGATCCTGCGGCTCGTGGTGGGTGAGGCCGAGGCGAGccccgcgggctccgcctccccAAACGCGCCCGCGGGACCGggcccttgtttagatgccaccaaaattgttttttcactctctctatcacatcaatttttagccgcttgtatagagtattaaatgtaggtaaaaaaaataactaattacacagtttagttggaaatcacgagatgaatcttttgagcctagttggtccacgattggacaatatttatcaaataagacaaaagtggtactattcatcggattGAAATTTTTTCATCGTCTAAATGAGGCCCGGGTCTCGCGCGCGCGCCATCCGCGTGGGGCGTGGCGGCGCGAGCGGCTGCGCGGGAACCGGGTACAGGGACTGTTTTGGGCCGATCCTGCCCGCCCGGGCCGGATTTCCTTGGGCCAATCTTTCAAAAGTCGGGCGAGCTATGGAGGCCCAGGACGAGAGCGTGGCTGCCGGGTCAAGGCGCCACGCGGGGTCGATGGGAGGCGCCGCGTTTGCCGCGGGCTGGAGGCGCCGATCCCCGTACGTTAACCCGCGGGAAGACGCTGCCCGCGCGCGCTTCTGCGGTGGTGGCATTCCTCGAGGCGCGAGTTGCCTGCCCCTCCCCGTCGTCCTCCCTCTCCTCGTCTCCTCCCCGGACTCCGGCAGGGAGGGAGGTGAACGGGCCGGGAGAGAGATGGGGCCGGACTCGTCGCCCAAGAAGTGGAGGCTCAAGGAGCAGAGCACCACCTACCTTCAGTGGTTCGCCCTCGCCGACGAAGGTTTGCTTCCACGGCGACTCATCCTTTTCCATCTCGCGGATGAATGGATGTTACTGAATTTTATTTTGATTGCGCCGGTGCTGCTACGCGAACGGATCAAAGACGGAGATGGCCGCCTGACGGGGAACGATGAGCTTAGGTTCTTCGCCATGTCCAATCTCTCCAAGCCCGAGCTGAAGCAGGTGAGTCAACGTGTTCGTTCTAACCAGAAACGATCTGcgataatgcatgcatgcattggcAAACGTCATTTCTCGCATTATATGCAGGAACAAGTGataatgcatgcatgtaaatatttGTGTAATTTATGTGTTTGGGCAATTTTGCTTATAaccccgctattgttttatttcaaGCAATCAAGTATTATCTTTGCATGCGGGTGCAGATCCATACTCGTTTGGATGAATATGAGATCCAAATATAGGTTGAGGACCAGAACGACACACCCCTGCAGGTTTAAGGACCGGCCATGAACTTTACTCTTTAGCAAGATTACAGCTAGTTTTCATACGTAGTGCTAGCACATGTTTTCTCCATTTTTTTTCTCTTGGATTGGATTCTCAGTCTCCAAAAGATCAAAATGCTTCTTTTTCAAACCGATGTCAGATGTCACCAAAATGTTTCTTTTGCATCTTCAGGTTTGGGCGATCGCTGATTCCAAACGGCAGGGATATCTTGGATTCTACGAGTTTATGACTGCCATGCAGGTTTGTAAACTATACACTGATACAGGTTCTTCTTCAGTCTGATCTCTGCGTATAtgggcttgttttttttttcctttttgtacATTAAACCGGATACCAATGTGCAGCTGGTTTCTCTCGCACAAGCAGGGAATGAAATCAGTCATGACACCCTTTCAAGTGCAGGTAAAGCACATTCAAAGGAGATTTAATTGGTAAAGATATTTGTTTGACGAAAAAAAAAACCGCTGAATGTTTTCATCTACTTCAGATCTCGAGAGGTTGCAGCCCCCCACAATGGAAGGTCTGGCTAAAAAACTAGTATGTCACGGTATCTTTTCCTTAGCTTGAATCAAAATGCAGAATAGCATACAACCTTAGTTATCTCTCCTCTGTTTTTCCTTTATGATTCTCGAAGAAAAGAACTCTGGGAGTAAGGGCGAGTCTGCTATTGTTGGTACGTGCTGTTACCTTCAAACCTAATGGAAGAGCTAACGCTTTTGTCTGTTGAGTTTCTGAAACCTGACTGATATGCTTGCGCATTATGCAGCATGTCATCCATCAGAATCACCGATACCTGCCAGCTGGTTCAACTCCAAGTCAGCAAAGAAGGTGCACCAATAACTAGATGCGTGCTAACGTATTACTCGAAGTTAATTTTACAATGTTCTTAATGAGTACATCTTATTTTTACAGATTCCTTTGAAATCAGTCACTTCGATCATCGATGGGCTAAAGAAATCATACATTGAGAAGTTGAGGCCTTTGGAAAAAACCTACCAGTTCCATGACTTTGTGTCTCCCTTGCTGGTAATCATCACCCCTCTATTTTCTCT from Miscanthus floridulus cultivar M001 chromosome 11, ASM1932011v1, whole genome shotgun sequence includes these protein-coding regions:
- the LOC136494049 gene encoding uncharacterized protein isoform X4; this encodes MGGAAFAAGWRRRSPYVNPREDAARARFCGGGIPRGASCLPLPVVLPLLVSSPDSGREGGERAGREMGPDSSPKKWRLKEQSTTYLQWFALADEDGDGRLTGNDELRFFAMSNLSKPELKQVWAIADSKRQGYLGFYEFMTAMQLVSLAQAGNEISHDTLSSADLERLQPPTMEGLAKKLKRTLGVRASLLLLHVIHQNHRYLPAGSTPSQQRRFL
- the LOC136494049 gene encoding EH domain-containing protein 1-like isoform X1; this encodes MGGAAFAAGWRRRSPYVNPREDAARARFCGGGIPRGASCLPLPVVLPLLVSSPDSGREGGERAGREMGPDSSPKKWRLKEQSTTYLQWFALADEDGDGRLTGNDELRFFAMSNLSKPELKQVWAIADSKRQGYLGFYEFMTAMQLVSLAQAGNEISHDTLSSADLERLQPPTMEGLAKKLLSLLCFSFMILEEKNSGSKGESAIVACHPSESPIPASWFNSKSAKKIPLKSVTSIIDGLKKSYIEKLRPLEKTYQFHDFVSPLLIAVILMQSQWSCCWVNTPPGKQHS
- the LOC136494049 gene encoding EH domain-containing protein 1-like isoform X2; its protein translation is MGGAAFAAGWRRRSPYVNPREDAARARFCGGGIPRGASCLPLPVVLPLLVSSPDSGREGGERAGREMGPDSSPKKWRLKEQSTTYLQWFALADEDGDGRLTGNDELRFFAMSNLSKPELKQVWAIADSKRQGYLGFYEFMTAMQLVSLAQAGNEISHDTLSSADLERLQPPTMEGLAKKLNSGSKGESAIVACHPSESPIPASWFNSKSAKKIPLKSVTSIIDGLKKSYIEKLRPLEKTYQFHDFVSPLLIAVILMQSQWSCCWVNTPPGKQHS
- the LOC136494049 gene encoding EH domain-containing protein 1-like isoform X3; translation: MGGAAFAAGWRRRSPYVNPREDAARARFCGGGIPRGASCLPLPVVLPLLVSSPDSGREGGERAGREMGPDSSPKKWRLKEQSTTYLQWFALADEDGDGRLTGNDELRFFAMSNLSKPELKQVWAIADSKRQGYLGFYEFMTAMQLVSLAQAGNEISHDTLSSADLERLQPPTMEEKNSGSKGESAIVACHPSESPIPASWFNSKSAKKIPLKSVTSIIDGLKKSYIEKLRPLEKTYQFHDFVSPLLIAVILMQSQWSCCWVNTPPGKQHS